The proteins below come from a single Aegilops tauschii subsp. strangulata cultivar AL8/78 chromosome 6, Aet v6.0, whole genome shotgun sequence genomic window:
- the LOC109740633 gene encoding beta-D-xylosidase 3 has product MASSLRHCVLLASLLCAVSVAFTSVSGGGSGLGPITTNGRNYTKVCDPARFAAMGLEMGGFRYCDASLPYAERVRDLVGRLTLEEKVRNLGDRAEGAARVGLPPYLWWGEALHGVSDTGPGGTRFGDVVPGATSFPLVINSAAAFNETLWGAIGGAVSTEIRAMYNLGHAELTYWSPNINVVRDPRWGRASETPGEDPFVVGRYSVNFVRAMQDIDGAGPGPGADPFARPIKVSSCCKHYAAYDVDAWLTADRLTFDARVEERDMIETFERPFEMCVRDGDASCVMCSYNRINGVPACANARLLSETVRGEWQLHGYIVSDCDSVRVMVRDAKWLGYNGVEATAAAMKAGLDLDCGMYWEGAQDFFTAFGLDAVRQGKLRESEVDNALRNLYLTLMRLGFFDGIPELESLGADDVCTEEHKELAADAARQGMVLIKNDHGRLPLDTNKVHSLSLVGLLQHINATDVMLGDYRGKPCRVVTPYDAIRKVVSATSAHVCDDGACGAAADVKTVDATIVIAGLNMSVEKEGNDREDLLLPWNQTNWINAVAEASPYPIILVIISAGGVDVSFAQNNPKIGAILWAGYPGEEGGTAIADVLFGKYNPGGRLPLTWYKNEYISKIPMTSMALRPVADKGYPGRTYKFYGGPEVLYPFGHGLSYSNLSYASDTTGASVTARVAAWESCKQLTRKLGTAPLACPAVNVAGHGCQEEVSFSLTVANRGSRDGTHVVLVYTVPPAEVDDAPLKQLVAFRRVFVPAGAAVQVPFTLNVCKAFAIVEETAYTVVPSGVSTVLVGDEALSFSFPVKIELAV; this is encoded by the exons ATGGCGTCCTCGCTTCGCCATTGCGTGCTCTTGGCCTCTCTCCTTTGCGCCGTTTCCGTCGCCTTCACTTCTGtctccggcggcggctccgggctcggccCAATCACCACCAATGGCCGGAACTATACCAAGGTCTGCGACCCGGCCCGGTTCGCGGCCATGGGTCTTGAAATGGGTGGCTTCCGGTATTGCGACGCCTCCCTGCCATACGCCGAGCGGGTGCGGGACCTCGTCGGCCGGCTCACGCTGGAGGAGAAGGTGCGCAACCTCGGCGACCGGGCCGAGGGCGCGGCGCGCGTCGGGCTGCCACCGTACCTCTGGTGGGGGGAGGCCCTGCACGGCGTGTCGGACACCGGGCCGGGCGGCACGCGGTTCGGAGACGTGGTGCCCGGCGCCACCAGCTTCCCGCTCGTCATTAACAGCGCCGCGGCGTTCAACGAGACGCTGTGGGGAGCCATCGGCGGCGCCGTGTCCACCGAGATCAGGGCCATGTACAACCTGGGCCACGCCGAGCTCACGTACTGGAGCCCCAACATCAACGTGGTGCGCGACCCACGGTGGGGCCGCGCCAGCGAGACGCCCGGCGAGGACCCCTTCGTCGTCGGACGGTACTCCGTCAACTTCGTCCGCGCAATGCAGGACATCGACGGCGCCGGTCCCGGCCCCGGTGCCGACCCTTTCGCCCGGCCCATCAAGGTCTCCAGCTGCTGCAAGCACTACGCCGCCTACGACGTGGACGCGTGGCTCACCGCCGACCGGCTCACGTTCGACGCGCGGGTGGAGGAGCGCGACATGATCGAGACGTTCGAGCGGCCGTTCGAGATGTGCGTGAGGGACGGGGACGCGAGCTGCGTCATGTGCTCCTACAACCGCATCAACGGCGTCCCGGCCTGCGCCAACGCGCGGCTCCTGTCGGAGACCGTCCGCGGCGAGTGGCAGCTCCATGGGTACATCGTCTCCGACTGCGACTCGGTCCGCGTCATGGTCAGGGACGCCAAGTGGCTCGGGTACAACGGCgtggaggcgacggcggcggccatGAAGGCCGGGCTGGACCTCGACTGCGGCATGTACTGGGAGGGCGCGCAAGACTTCTTCACCGCCTTCGGCCTGGACGCCGTGCGGCAGGGGAAGCTGCGGGAGTCCGAGGTCGACAACGCGCTGCGGAACCTCTACCTCACCCTCATGAGGCTCGGCTTCTTCGACGGCATTCCGGAGCTGGAGTCCCTCGGCGCCGACGACGTCTGCACGGAGGAGCACAAGGAGCTGGCCGCCGACGCCGCGAGGCAAGGCATGGTGCTCATCAAGAACGATCACGGCCGGCTGCCATTGGACACCAACAAGGTCCATTCGTTGTCACTGGTTGGCCTCCTGCAACACATCAACGCCACGGATGTCATGCTGGGAGACTACAGAG GCAAACCATGCAGAGTTGTGACGCCGTACGATGCGATAAGGAAGGTCGTCAGCGCCACGTCGGCGCACGTGTGCGACGACGGCGCGTGCGGCGCGGCCGCCGACGTGAAAACCGTGGACGCGACCATCGTCATCGCCGGCCTCAACATGAGCGTGGAGAAGGAGGGCAACGACAGGGAGGATCTACTCCTGCCGTGGAATCAGACCAACTGGATCAACGCGGTCGCCGAAGCCTCACCGTACCCAATCATCCTGGTGATCATTTCCGCCGGCGGCGTCGACGTCTCCTTTGCGCAGAACAACCCCAAGATCGGGGCCATCCTCTGGGCCGGGTACCCCGGCGAGGAAGGAGGCACGGCCATCGCCGACGTGCTCTTCGGAAAATACAATCCAG GGGGAAGGCTGCCGCTAACGTGGTACAAGAACGAGTACATCAGCAAGATCCCGATGACGTCCATGGCGCTGCGGCCGGTCGCCGACAAGGGGTACCCTGGCAGGACCTACAAGTTCTACGGCGGGCCGGAAGTGCTCTACCCGTTCGGCCACGGTCTCAGCTACAGCAACTTAAGCTACGCGTCCGACACCACCGGGGCTTCGGTCACAGCCCGGGTTGCCGCATGGGAGTCCTGCAAGCAGCTCACCCGCAAGCTGGGGACGGCCCCGCTGGCCTGCCCGGCTGTCAACGTCGCCGGACACGGGTGCCAAGAGGAGGTAAGCTTCAGTCTGACCGTGGCCAACCGTGGCAGCAGGGACGGCACCCACGTCGTGTTGGTCTACACGGTGCCGCCGGCCGAGGTGGACGACGCGCCGCTGAAGCAGTTGGTGGCGTTCCGGAGGGTGTTCGTGCCCGCGGGAGCCGCCGTCCAAGTGCCGTTCACGCTCAACGTGTGCAAGGCGTTCGCCATCGTCGAGGAGACTGCCTACACCGTCGTGCCGTCGGGCGTCAGCACGGTCCTGGTCGGAGACGAAGCCCTGTCATTCTCTTTCCCCGTGAAGATCGAGCTGGCTGTATAG